The Mesotoga sp. Brook.08.105.5.1 genome includes a window with the following:
- a CDS encoding HAMP domain-containing sensor histidine kinase: MSDKQKLSTATQVAIYSVVLVVFILCVSALFVYGVSENVFIRNYSAEMRRIFMDSPMGKGYRFGMGRMSIGRGTTEFYVRVDNTVVQNPTELASVPDVDGYVRTRLEGSSYLLYGFWNGDEKVILGARMDDLDFFLESLSTTLLLSLFVGIVLSVIGGFLLGSRVSKPLKETSRLLKEITLDDLSRRLESDPKTSELAEMKEDLNRALDRIQDGYSRQEQFSSDIAHEIRSPLTAILGFSRLIQRWGSQDPEVVKEAADSIYDTAAKMMTITESLLFLSRPSMEIQVTSFNLRELIHELILGTPSFQSVELKVDVPNIEVETDKVLLKIVLKVLVENAVKFGGDHPIEITFSDGALNVRDYGKGINEDELDKVFDRFYRSDTSRGGEGHGLGLSIASKICKVLRLSINAENCKDGGAVFRVEGLR, encoded by the coding sequence TTGTCAGATAAGCAGAAGCTTTCGACTGCGACGCAGGTAGCCATCTACTCGGTAGTACTTGTTGTCTTCATACTATGTGTCTCCGCCCTGTTCGTGTACGGAGTTTCGGAAAATGTTTTCATACGCAATTACTCTGCAGAGATGCGGAGGATCTTCATGGATTCTCCTATGGGTAAGGGTTACAGATTTGGGATGGGCAGAATGTCAATCGGCAGAGGAACTACTGAATTCTATGTAAGAGTCGACAACACTGTGGTCCAGAATCCTACAGAGCTAGCTTCTGTGCCGGATGTAGATGGATACGTCCGTACAAGATTGGAGGGAAGCTCTTATCTTCTTTACGGTTTTTGGAACGGCGATGAGAAGGTTATCCTAGGCGCGAGAATGGATGACCTGGATTTCTTCCTCGAGAGTCTGTCGACTACTCTTCTTCTATCGCTGTTCGTTGGAATAGTACTTTCGGTAATTGGCGGATTCCTTCTTGGAAGTAGAGTTTCCAAACCGCTTAAGGAAACCTCGCGCCTGCTGAAAGAGATAACTCTGGACGACCTTTCAAGGAGGCTCGAGAGTGATCCAAAAACCTCCGAACTCGCCGAAATGAAAGAGGATCTCAACAGAGCCTTAGACAGAATTCAGGACGGATACAGCAGGCAGGAACAGTTTTCCTCAGACATCGCACATGAAATTCGTTCTCCTCTCACCGCTATCCTCGGCTTCTCGAGACTGATTCAGCGCTGGGGATCTCAAGATCCCGAAGTTGTAAAAGAAGCTGCTGACAGTATTTACGATACTGCCGCCAAAATGATGACTATCACCGAGTCCTTGCTATTCCTCTCGCGACCCAGCATGGAAATCCAGGTAACGAGTTTCAATCTACGGGAGCTTATACATGAACTCATACTGGGAACTCCTTCATTCCAATCGGTCGAACTCAAGGTTGATGTTCCGAACATTGAAGTCGAAACGGACAAAGTCCTCCTTAAGATTGTTCTTAAAGTGCTCGTGGAGAATGCAGTGAAGTTCGGCGGCGATCACCCAATAGAGATCACATTCTCAGATGGTGCACTTAATGTTAGAGACTATGGAAAAGGGATAAATGAAGACGAATTAGACAAGGTGTTTGACAGGTTCTACAGAAGCGACACTTCAAGAGGTGGGGAAGGTCACGGGCTAGGTCTTTCGATTGCCAGCAAGATATGCAAAGTTCTAAGGCTCTCAATCAATGCAGAGAACTGTAAAGATGGAGGGGCAGTGTTCAGAGTGGAGGGGTTGAGATGA